A genomic segment from Chanos chanos chromosome 2, fChaCha1.1, whole genome shotgun sequence encodes:
- the aup1 gene encoding lipid droplet-regulating VLDL assembly factor AUP1: METRGIEQMFDFQRLPNDALILVLLLLYSPIGLCLMLLRIFIGVHVFLVSCALPDSLLRRFIVRVMCSVLGMHVRQNNPRLRDRNAKLYVCNHVTQFDHNIINLLTSCNTPLLEGSAGFVCWARGFMELGTVVSSRAELAETLRRYCSASEALPLLLFPEEDTTNGRAGLLKFSSWPFSIVDSVQPVALWVKRPFLAVNTPDSSWLTELLWTFFVPFTVYQVRWLPTVSRQEGDSHQDFANKVQELLATELGVVSTQITKADKAEHIKRKRHTVTQTANSNLGARHRTVTLGFMAPSSSAEDPRVSRMAQQVKEVLPDIPISVITRDILRTNCVDTTITNLLESTEEFHTEVSGGAASGPARSHSSSSSSASASAPAPAIKPTAKSFGKSPIERHMSLQERKEALYEYARRRYIEKHGLSQEDL; this comes from the exons ATTGCTGCTGCTGTATTCCCCAATTGGCCTTTGTCTGATGCTACTACGAATATTTATTGGCGTCCATGTGTTCCTCGTGAGCTGTGCTCTCCCAGACAGTCTACTTAGAAG ATTCATAGTAAGGGTAATGTGCTCCGTGCTTGGCATGCATGTAAGACAGAACAATCCTCGTCTAAGAGACAGAAATGCAAAACTGTACGTGTGCAATCACGTGACCCAGTTTGACCACAACATTATCAACCTCCTGACCTCCTGCAACACA CCTTTATTGGAGGGCTCAGCTGGGTTTGTGTGCTGGGCCCGGGGCTTTATGGAGCTGGGTACTGTGGTGTCAAGTCGAGCAGAGCTTGCAGAAACTCTGCGGAGGTACTGCTCAGCTTCCGAAGCCCTTCCTCTCTTACTCTTCCCTGAGGAAGACACAACTAATGGTCGAGCGGGTCTCCTTAAGTTCAG CTCCTGGCCTTTCTCAATAGTAGACTCAGTTCAGCCAGTAGCCTTGTGGGTGAAGAGGCCTTTCCTGGCAGTG AACACACCAGATTCTTCATGGTTGACAGAATTGCTGTGGACGTTTTTTGTCCCATTCACAGTGTACCAAGTAAG ATGGCTTCCCACTGTGTCCAGACAAGAAGGAGACTCGCATCAGGATTTTGCTAACAAAGTACAAGAG CTTCTGGCTACTGAGCTTGGTGTAGTGTCAACTCAGATCACCAAAGCAGACAAAGCAGAGCACATCAAAAGGaaaagacacacagtcacacaaacagcaaaCTCAA aTCTAGGTGCAAGACACCGCACAGTTACTTTGGGTTTCATGGCTCCCAGCTCGAGTGCGGAGGATCCCAGAGTGAGCAGGATGGCTCAGCAGGTGAAAGAAGTGCTTCCCGACATCCCAATCAGCGTCATTACCAGAGATATAC TGAGAACAAATTGTGTGGACACAACCATCACCAATCTGCTAGAGAGCACTGAGGAATTCCACACAGAGGTATCGGGGGGAGCAGCTTCAGGGCCAGCTAGatcacactcttcctcctcttcctcagcctcTGCTTCTGCTCCAGCCCCTGCCATTAAG CCGACTGCCAAATCTTTTGGAAAATCGCCAATAGAAAGACACATGTCCctacaagaaagaaaagaggccTTGTATGAGTATGCAAGAAG ACGCTACATTGAGAAACATGGACTGAGTCAAGAGGACCTCTGA